The genome window TCACGTCATCTTTTATATGCTCAAGAACATCAGATAACACGATAAAATCAAATTCCTTTTCATTAAAAGGAATATTGTCCGGCAAATTACCTTTACGCACGTTTTCACATTTTGCAACAGCGAAACGGAGTGCCTCATCTGACATTTCCATTCCAGCAACATCCCCAAATTCCGAAAGATGTTTGAGCATATGCCCTGTACCGGCCCCGAAATCTGCAATTTTCAACTTTCCGCTTGTTTTTCTTCGCCGGATGAATTTATTCATCAATTCAATCACGATTGCCCTCTTACCAATAAACCACCAATGTATTTCTTCAAATCTGTCCATTTCTTCAAATAACAACTTATCCAACTACTTATCCTGAATTAATGATGACTTTGAAGTTTTTTCTACTATGTACAAAGGCCTCTTCTGTGTTTCTAAAAATATTTTCCCTACATATTCCGCAACAAATCCAAGCAACAGTATGTTCATTGAACCCATGAATAGCACAGTCAACATCAATAACACGTATCCTTGCACAGGATTCCCGATAAATAGTTTTTGCAATATAATTACTATCGCCAACAACAACGCAAATACAATCCCAATACCCCCGAGTATTAGTGAAAATCTAAGGGGGGCGAGGGAGAAAGAGGATATCGCCTCTATCGCAAGTACGGATAATTTTATGTAATTGTATTTCGATTTTCCTTTGTGTCTTTTTTCTCTATCGTACAATATTCCTGTTTGTTTAAACCCAACCCATGTCGATAACCCACGTACGAACCTGCAAACTTCTCTGCACTTTTTGAAAGCATCCAATGCTTTTCTGTCTATCAACCTGTAATCTCCTGTATCAACAGGCAACGGTGGTTTGGAAAGAGAATTGATCACTTTATAAAACGCATGCGATGTCAACTTTTTATAAATGCTTTCACCTTCCCTCGATTTCCTCACGGCATAAACAATGTCATTCCCTTCCTTCCATTTCTCAATCATATCCCGTATCAATTCCGGAGGATCCTGTAAGTCTGCGTCGATCAATACCGTTACCTCTCCTGTTGAAGCTTCCAGCCCGGCGGTTGATGCGGCTTCATGACCAAAATTTCGAGAAAACGAAATGAATTCGATATTCTTCTCGCTTTCCGACATCAAAATCATTGTATCTAAGGTGCTGTCAGAAGAACCATCATTCACGAGTATAATCTCGTACTTATCGGTGATCGTTTTCAAGATAGCCAATGTTCTTTCACATAGCGATTGGATGTTCCCTGACTCGTTATAACACGGTACCACCACAGATACGGATTCCGGCCCAGATAATCGTGATCCATTATTCCGATTTAAATATTCACTCATAATTATACCCTCGTCTATCCGCTGCACACTGTTTCCAAGTATAGAATTCCATGACGCACACTTCGATCATAAGTGTAAAATATTACGTTATGAGGCCGTAGCGAACTTTCATGCAACTTGATGATACCAGTCTCTGGGATAATCGGTTCACGAGTTTTTGTTCCCCAATTTGGAAACCAGTAACTATTTCCGTCTATAGATCTGGGCGTAACCGACTGTCGATTCGTGAACGTAATCTTGCATCACTATCCCCGAAAGTTCCATGACACCAGGGAAATTCCCCCAATCCTTCTGGTACACAATGTATTTCGGTTTTTTTTCATTGATCCCCTGAACCATCCGGTGAATTGCTGCGGCGGGATCCTTTGACCATCCCACCAAAATGCTCGAGATGAACGGCACAGGAGACCTTCGCCCAGTCAGGAAATACAACTCCATCTCGAATCCCCACTGGAAAATGTAATCCGAAGGAAGGGTTCGGTCGTACAGGTAGCGAGCCACATAAAGAGACTCGACGAAGGTAGTCCCGTATTTCTGCATAGAGACTTGGTACGGGGTGTAGACCAGGTAATATTTGTACTGGCGGTAAACCGAAATGGACAGCATGACCGCAAGAATTGCCGCGCAG of candidate division KSB1 bacterium contains these proteins:
- a CDS encoding glycosyltransferase family 2 protein; the protein is MSEYLNRNNGSRLSGPESVSVVVPCYNESGNIQSLCERTLAILKTITDKYEIILVNDGSSDSTLDTMILMSESEKNIEFISFSRNFGHEAASTAGLEASTGEVTVLIDADLQDPPELIRDMIEKWKEGNDIVYAVRKSREGESIYKKLTSHAFYKVINSLSKPPLPVDTGDYRLIDRKALDAFKKCREVCRFVRGLSTWVGFKQTGILYDREKRHKGKSKYNYIKLSVLAIEAISSFSLAPLRFSLILGGIGIVFALLLAIVIILQKLFIGNPVQGYVLLMLTVLFMGSMNILLLGFVAEYVGKIFLETQKRPLYIVEKTSKSSLIQDK